Proteins co-encoded in one Candidatus Thiodictyon syntrophicum genomic window:
- the dcd gene encoding dCTP deaminase, whose amino-acid sequence MTIKSDRWIRRMAAAHGMIEPFEPGQVREGETGRLISYGTSSYGYDVRCADEFKIFTNINSAIVDPKNFDSNSFVDLKSDVCIIPPNSFALARTVEYFRIPRNVLVICLGKSTYARCGIIVNVTPLEPEWEGHVTLEFSNTTTLPAKIYANEGVAQILFFESDEVCETSYRDRAGKYQGQRGVTLPKS is encoded by the coding sequence ATGACCATCAAGTCCGACCGTTGGATCCGCCGCATGGCCGCCGCACACGGCATGATCGAGCCCTTCGAGCCCGGACAGGTGCGCGAGGGCGAGACCGGGCGCCTGATCTCCTATGGCACCTCCAGCTACGGCTACGACGTGCGCTGCGCCGATGAATTCAAGATCTTCACCAACATCAATTCGGCGATCGTCGACCCCAAGAACTTCGATTCCAACAGCTTCGTGGATTTGAAGTCGGATGTCTGCATCATTCCGCCCAACTCATTCGCCCTGGCGCGGACCGTCGAATATTTCCGTATACCACGTAACGTTCTGGTAATTTGTCTTGGAAAATCAACGTATGCGCGTTGCGGTATAATAGTAAACGTAACGCCCTTGGAACCCGAATGGGAAGGCCATGTAACCCTGGAGTTCTCCAATACCACCACCCTGCCGGCCAAGATCTATGCCAATGAAGGGGTGGCGCAGATCCTGTTCTTCGAGTCCGATGAGGTATGCGAGACCTCGTATCGGGATCGCGCCGGCAAGTATCAGGGTCAGCGCGGGGTGACGCTGCCGAAGTCTTAG
- a CDS encoding Uma2 family endonuclease, with the protein MGSPDPKPTPGPFRADQLQDGDRYELSNGHPIYCPPADPEDASRTLTGAAVIASDPEVAWAGIDAGFALTPRTLRAPDVAVAAPTDARGWREGAPSLAVEYAGVGRDEADLRVKIGELLAGGTSYAWVARLTGPRRVEVHRPGQPVQVYGSGDDLSTPGILRNPIPVDALFDRAAADRTVMRNLLQRAGYDGLDAVRAEGRSEARREGLRKGIAESILALLADRQLEVPAAARERIAACRDLAQLKTWLLAAARITDPARLFD; encoded by the coding sequence ATGGGCAGTCCCGACCCCAAACCGACCCCTGGCCCCTTCCGGGCCGATCAGTTGCAGGACGGCGACCGCTACGAACTGTCCAACGGTCACCCGATCTATTGCCCACCCGCGGACCCCGAAGACGCCAGCCGCACCCTGACGGGGGCAGCGGTCATCGCGAGCGATCCGGAGGTGGCATGGGCCGGTATCGATGCCGGGTTTGCGCTGACCCCGCGAACCCTGCGCGCCCCCGACGTTGCGGTCGCGGCCCCGACCGACGCTCGCGGCTGGCGCGAGGGCGCCCCATCGCTCGCGGTGGAATACGCGGGCGTCGGCCGGGACGAGGCCGACTTGCGGGTGAAGATCGGCGAACTGCTCGCGGGCGGGACCAGCTACGCCTGGGTGGCCCGACTCACGGGTCCGCGCCGGGTCGAGGTCCACCGCCCCGGCCAACCGGTGCAGGTCTACGGCAGCGGCGACGACCTCAGTACCCCCGGTATCCTGCGCAACCCGATCCCCGTGGATGCGCTGTTCGACCGGGCGGCGGCCGACCGTACCGTGATGCGTAACCTGCTCCAACGAGCGGGATACGACGGGCTGGACGCGGTACGCGCCGAGGGACGCAGCGAGGCGCGCAGAGAGGGGCTGCGCAAGGGCATCGCCGAGTCCATCCTGGCCCTGCTCGCGGACCGCCAACTGGAGGTCCCGGCCGCCGCCCGGGAGCGCATCGCCGCCTGCCGCGACCTGGCCCAGCTCAAGACCTGGCTGCTGGCCGCCGCGCGGATCACCGACCCGGCCCGCCTGTTCGACTGA
- the apbC gene encoding iron-sulfur cluster carrier protein ApbC, with the protein MAEVTKELVEAAIKGYVEPHLQRDLVTAGSVKGIVIEGGQVKVTVVLGFPARGIQESLAEAVKARVLTVPGVAQAQVDVGWKVQAHSVQKSLKPIDNVKNIIAVASGKGGVGKSTTAVNLALALVAEGARVGLLDADIYGPSQPRMLGITGKPELTGDNSLQPMVAYELQAMSIGFLIDEETPMIWRGPMVTQALEQLLNDTNWSDLDYLIIDLPPGTGDTQLTLAQKVPVSGAVIVTTPQDIALLDARKGLKMFQKVEVPVLGIVENMSTHICSKCGHEEFIFGSGGGQSMADQYGIDLLGSLPLDIHIREETDNGRPTVVAQPDSRITAIYREIARRTAAKLSLQTKDYAAKFPRIVIQNN; encoded by the coding sequence GTGGCTGAAGTAACGAAAGAACTGGTCGAGGCGGCCATCAAGGGCTACGTCGAGCCCCACCTCCAGCGTGACCTGGTCACCGCCGGGAGCGTCAAGGGGATCGTCATCGAGGGCGGCCAGGTCAAGGTCACGGTGGTCTTGGGCTTCCCCGCCCGCGGCATTCAGGAGTCCCTGGCCGAGGCCGTCAAGGCGCGGGTGCTGACCGTCCCCGGGGTCGCGCAGGCCCAGGTCGACGTCGGCTGGAAGGTCCAGGCCCACTCGGTCCAGAAGTCGCTCAAGCCCATCGACAATGTGAAGAACATCATCGCCGTGGCCTCCGGCAAGGGCGGCGTCGGCAAGTCCACCACGGCGGTCAACCTGGCACTCGCACTGGTCGCCGAGGGGGCGCGGGTCGGTCTCCTGGACGCCGACATCTACGGCCCCTCCCAGCCGCGCATGCTGGGCATCACCGGCAAGCCCGAGCTCACGGGCGACAACAGCCTGCAGCCGATGGTCGCCTACGAACTCCAGGCCATGTCCATCGGCTTCCTCATCGACGAGGAGACCCCGATGATCTGGCGCGGCCCCATGGTCACCCAGGCCCTGGAGCAACTCCTGAACGACACCAACTGGAGCGATCTGGACTATCTCATCATCGACCTGCCCCCGGGCACCGGCGACACCCAGTTGACTCTGGCCCAGAAGGTGCCCGTGTCCGGCGCCGTGATCGTCACCACGCCCCAGGACATCGCGCTGCTCGACGCCCGCAAGGGGCTCAAGATGTTCCAGAAGGTGGAGGTCCCGGTGCTCGGCATCGTGGAGAACATGTCCACCCATATCTGCTCCAAGTGCGGTCACGAGGAGTTCATCTTCGGCTCCGGCGGCGGTCAGAGCATGGCCGATCAGTACGGCATCGACCTCCTGGGCTCACTGCCGCTCGACATCCACATCCGCGAGGAGACCGACAACGGCCGCCCCACGGTCGTCGCCCAGCCCGACTCGCGCATCACCGCCATCTATCGCGAGATCGCGCGCCGCACCGCGGCCAAGCTGTCGCTCCAGACCAAGGACTATGCGGCCAAGTTCCCGCGGATCGTGATCCAGAACAACTGA
- the metG gene encoding methionine--tRNA ligase: MSDPREILITSALPYANGPIHIGHLVEYIQTDIWARFQRMRGHRCWYVCADDAHGTPIMLKARQEGISPEALIARVSAEHQADFAAFRVAFDNYHSTHSDENRHYASLIYERNRDAGHIARRTITQAYDPVEQMFLPDRFIKGECPKCGAPDQYGDNCEVCGASYSPNELKNPRSAVSGAVPEQRESDHYFFKLADFDEMLKAWTGGGSLQKEVANKLGEWFASGLQEWDISRDAPYFGFEIPDHPGKFFYVWLDAPIGYMASFQNLCDSPKGQAAGLDFDRFWSRDSKAELYHFIGKDIIYFHALFWPAMLHGAGFRVPSAIFAHGFLTVDGSKMSKSRGTFIKARTYLDHLNPEYLRYYFAAKLGSGVDDIDLSLEDFAFRVNADLVGKVVNIASRSAGFITKRFAGRLSAALPAPALFAEFVAAGGSIAEAYERREYSRAVREIMALADRANQYIDEQAPWVAAKQPGRETELQDICTQGLNLFRLLIGWLKPILPGTAADSEAFLQVPPLTWADLDRPLLDHQIAPFKPLMTRVEPAQVAALLEASKEDLTGDGASRPGASADQSVPAIDTATPATHLARDPLAPTIDFDTFAKVDLRVARIVAAERVEGADKLLALTLDLGGETRQVFAGIRAAYDPAALVGRLTVMVANLAPRKMRFGVSEGMVLAAGPGGADIFILTPDDGAEPGMKVK; the protein is encoded by the coding sequence ATGAGCGACCCCCGCGAGATCCTGATCACCAGTGCGCTGCCCTACGCCAACGGCCCCATCCACATCGGCCACCTGGTGGAGTACATCCAGACCGACATCTGGGCGCGCTTCCAGCGCATGCGCGGGCACCGGTGCTGGTATGTGTGCGCGGACGACGCCCACGGCACCCCCATCATGCTCAAGGCGCGCCAGGAGGGCATCAGCCCGGAGGCCCTGATCGCGCGGGTCAGCGCCGAGCACCAGGCGGACTTCGCCGCCTTCCGGGTCGCCTTCGACAACTATCACTCCACCCACAGCGATGAGAACCGCCACTACGCGAGCCTCATCTACGAGCGCAACCGCGACGCCGGCCACATCGCCCGGCGCACCATCACCCAGGCCTATGACCCGGTCGAGCAGATGTTCCTGCCGGACCGCTTCATCAAGGGCGAGTGCCCCAAGTGCGGTGCGCCGGACCAGTACGGCGACAACTGCGAGGTGTGCGGGGCGAGCTACTCGCCCAACGAGTTGAAGAACCCGCGCTCGGCGGTCTCCGGGGCGGTGCCGGAGCAGCGCGAGTCCGACCACTACTTCTTCAAGCTCGCCGACTTCGACGAAATGCTGAAGGCCTGGACGGGCGGCGGCAGCCTCCAGAAGGAGGTCGCCAACAAGCTCGGTGAGTGGTTCGCGTCCGGGCTCCAGGAGTGGGACATCTCGCGCGACGCGCCCTATTTCGGCTTCGAGATCCCGGACCACCCGGGCAAGTTCTTCTATGTCTGGCTCGACGCCCCGATCGGCTACATGGCGAGCTTCCAGAACCTCTGCGACAGCCCCAAGGGGCAGGCGGCCGGGCTCGACTTCGACCGCTTCTGGTCCCGGGACTCCAAGGCCGAGCTGTACCACTTCATCGGCAAGGACATCATCTATTTCCACGCCCTGTTCTGGCCGGCGATGCTCCACGGGGCGGGCTTTCGGGTCCCCAGTGCCATCTTCGCCCACGGCTTTCTCACCGTGGACGGCAGCAAGATGTCGAAGTCCCGCGGCACCTTCATCAAGGCGCGGACCTACCTGGACCATCTCAACCCCGAGTACCTGCGCTATTATTTCGCCGCCAAGCTCGGCAGCGGGGTGGACGACATCGATCTGAGCCTGGAGGACTTCGCGTTCCGGGTGAACGCGGACCTGGTGGGCAAGGTGGTCAATATCGCAAGCCGCAGCGCCGGCTTCATCACCAAGCGTTTCGCCGGGCGCCTGTCCGCGGCCCTGCCCGCCCCCGCCCTGTTCGCCGAGTTCGTCGCCGCCGGCGGCTCCATCGCCGAGGCCTACGAGCGGCGCGAGTACAGCCGCGCCGTGCGCGAGATCATGGCCCTGGCCGACCGGGCCAACCAGTACATCGACGAGCAGGCCCCCTGGGTGGCGGCCAAACAGCCGGGGCGCGAGACCGAACTCCAGGACATCTGCACCCAGGGGCTCAATCTCTTCCGCCTCCTGATCGGCTGGCTCAAGCCCATCCTGCCCGGGACCGCGGCCGACTCCGAGGCCTTCCTGCAAGTTCCGCCGCTGACCTGGGCGGACCTGGACCGGCCGCTCCTGGACCATCAGATCGCCCCCTTCAAACCGCTGATGACCCGGGTGGAGCCGGCCCAGGTCGCGGCGCTCCTGGAGGCCTCCAAGGAAGACCTGACGGGCGACGGGGCGTCGCGCCCCGGCGCCAGCGCGGACCAGAGCGTACCCGCCATCGACACGGCCACTCCCGCCACCCACCTGGCCCGCGACCCCCTGGCCCCGACCATCGACTTCGACACCTTCGCCAAGGTCGACCTGCGGGTGGCGCGCATCGTCGCCGCGGAGCGGGTGGAGGGGGCGGACAAGCTCCTGGCGCTCACGCTCGACCTGGGCGGGGAGACCCGCCAGGTCTTCGCCGGCATCCGGGCCGCCTATGACCCGGCTGCCCTCGTGGGGCGCCTCACCGTCATGGTCGCCAACCTGGCCCCGCGCAAGATGCGCTTCGGCGTCTCCGAGGGCATGGTCCTGGCGGCCGGACCGGGCGGGGCGGATATCTTTATCCTGACGCCCGATGACGGGGCCGAACCGGGGATGAAGGTCAAATAG